From Salvelinus sp. IW2-2015 linkage group LG33, ASM291031v2, whole genome shotgun sequence, one genomic window encodes:
- the LOC111958262 gene encoding apoptosis-inducing factor 3 isoform X1, producing MGGCLSKSKPVEVKVELTLLEKEKEADVMSPNGKASPFSDCRPNGALGHCSDEDAAAAPLRLYKPRDYVEASVCHVKDMENGQMREVDLGSGRALLIKEHGEFSAIGHKCPHYGAPLVKGVLSKGHVRCPWHGACFNIATGDIEDFPGLDSLPTFQVRVEKDKVIIRANKQDLQSQKRSKAMARCSAVINSSTGFSHILIVGSGPAGLVCAETLRQEGFTDRIVMCTMDKYPPYDRPKLSKSLESTAEQLQLRSIDFLQAHDIELLTEKEAVAVDVKTKAVTFQDGSRMEYRKLFIATGSKPKPMNYKGQDVRNVFHLRTPEDANNVARLANNKNAVIVGTSFVGMEVAAALTDKAHSVSIIGIEAVPFRKALGEKVGKAIMKLFETNRVKFYMLNEVSEMVGHHGQLKEVVLKSGKVLRADVCIIGTGSGPATGFLKQSGVHMDSKGFVPVNKTMQTNIDGVYAGGDIVTFPFPGRSNKKVNIPHWQMAHVHGRVAALGMMGRPTEIKTVPYFWSAMFGKSLRYAGYGEGFDDVVIQGDVDELKFVAFYTRSEEVVAVASMNYDPIVSRVAEVLGSGKTIRKRDVELLTRQRKTGDMSWLIDKGSQ from the exons TTGAGGTGAAAGTGGAGCTTACCCTCTTGGAGAAAGAAAAGGAAGCAGATGTGATGTCACCCAATGGAAAGGCAAGCCCCTTCTCTGACTGCAGGCCCAACGGAGCGCTGGGACACTGCTCCGACGAGGACGCCGCTGCCGCCCCCCTTAGGCTCTACAAACCCCGCGACTACGTGGAGGCCTCAGTGTGTCATGTCAAGGACATGGAAAATGGACA GATGCGAGAGGTTGATTTGGGAAGTGGCAGAGCGCTGCTCATCAAAGAACATGGAGAGTTTTCTGCCATTGGGCACAAGTGTCCACATTATGGGGCACCGCTGGTCAAAG GTGTCTTGTCCAAAGGGCACGTGCGTTGCCCCTGGCACGGAGCTTGTTTCAACATCGCTACAGGAGACATTGAGGACTTTCCTGGGCTGGACAGCCTGCCCACCTTCCAG GTCCGAGTTGAAAAGGACAAGGTGATAATTCGCGCTAATAAACAG gatCTTCAGTCACAGAAGAGGTCAAAGGCCATGGCCCGATGTTCAGCAGTCATTAACTCCAGCACTGGCTTCAGCCACATCCTCATCGTTGGATCAG GTCCAGCAGGGCTGGTGTGCGCTGAGACGTTGAGACAGGAAGGCTTCACCGATCGCATTGTCATGTGCACCATGGACAAATACCCACCCTATGACAGGCCTaaactgagtaag TCCTTAGAGAGCACAGCAGAGCAGCTCCAGCTGCGCTCCATAGACTTCCTCCAAGCCCATGACATCGAGCTGCTCACGGAGAAGGAG GCTGTGGCAGTGGACGTCAAGACGAAGGCTGTGACTTTTCAAGACGGCTCTAGGATGGAATACAGGAAACTTTTCATTGCCACAGGAAGCAA ACCCAAGCCAATGAACTATAAAGGCCAGGACGTTAGGAATGTGTTTCACCTCAGGACCCCTGAAGATGCTAATAACGTAGCCAGGTTGGCCAACAACAAGAATGCTGTGATTGTGGGAACATCATTTGTTG GTATGGAGGTGGCTGCTGCTCTCACTGACAAGGCCCACTCTGTCTCCATCATTGGGATAGAAGCAGTCCCTTTCCGGAAAGCTCTGGGGGAGAAAGTAGGGAAAGCCATAATGAAG ctgtttgagACGAACAGGGTGAAGTTCTACATGTTGAATGAAGTGTCGGAGATGGTTGGCCATCATGGACAG TTGAAAGAGGTGGTTCTGAAGAGTGGGAAAGTACTAAGGGCGGACGTGTGTATTATTGGCACAG GGTCAGGCCCAGCCACTGGATTCCTGAAACAGAGCGGAGTTCACATGGATTCCAAGGGTTTCGTCCCCGTCAACAAG ACAATGCAGACTAACATTGATGGTGTCTATGCCGGAGGAGACATTGTGACGTTTCCTTTTCCGGGGCGGAGCAATAAGAAAGTGAACATCCCACACTGGCAAATGGCCCATGTGCACG GGAGAGTGGCAGCGCTCGGCATGATGGGAAGACCCACTGAGATCAAAACGGTGCCCTATTTCTGGTCGGCCATGTTTGGGAAAAGCCTACGCTACGCAG GTTACGGGGAGGGCTTTGACGATGTCGTCATCCAAGGGGACGTGGACGAACTAAAGTTTGTGGCCTTTTACACCAG GAGTGAGGAGGTGGTTGCCGTTGCCAGCATGAACTATGACCCCATTGTATCCCGTGTGGCAGAGGTCTTAGGGTCCGGAAAGACGATTAGAAAGCGAGATGTGGA GCTGTTAACCCGACAACGCAA GACAGGAGACATGTCTTGGTTGATAGACAAAGGGTCGCAGTGA
- the LOC111958262 gene encoding apoptosis-inducing factor 3 isoform X2 yields the protein MGGCLSKSKPVEVKVELTLLEKEKEADVMSPNGKASPFSDCRPNGALGHCSDEDAAAAPLRLYKPRDYVEASVCHVKDMENGQMREVDLGSGRALLIKEHGEFSAIGHKCPHYGAPLVKGVLSKGHVRCPWHGACFNIATGDIEDFPGLDSLPTFQVRVEKDKVIIRANKQDLQSQKRSKAMARCSAVINSSTGFSHILIVGSGPAGLVCAETLRQEGFTDRIVMCTMDKYPPYDRPKLSKSLESTAEQLQLRSIDFLQAHDIELLTEKEAVAVDVKTKAVTFQDGSRMEYRKLFIATGSKPKPMNYKGQDVRNVFHLRTPEDANNVARLANNKNAVIVGTSFVGMEVAAALTDKAHSVSIIGIEAVPFRKALGEKVGKAIMKLFETNRVKFYMLNEVSEMVGHHGQLKEVVLKSGKVLRADVCIIGTGSGPATGFLKQSGVHMDSKGFVPVNKTMQTNIDGVYAGGDIVTFPFPGRSNKKVNIPHWQMAHVHGRVAALGMMGRPTEIKTVPYFWSAMFGKSLRYAGYGEGFDDVVIQGDVDELKFVAFYTRSEEVVAVASMNYDPIVSRVAEVLGSGKTIRKRDVETGDMSWLIDKGSQ from the exons TTGAGGTGAAAGTGGAGCTTACCCTCTTGGAGAAAGAAAAGGAAGCAGATGTGATGTCACCCAATGGAAAGGCAAGCCCCTTCTCTGACTGCAGGCCCAACGGAGCGCTGGGACACTGCTCCGACGAGGACGCCGCTGCCGCCCCCCTTAGGCTCTACAAACCCCGCGACTACGTGGAGGCCTCAGTGTGTCATGTCAAGGACATGGAAAATGGACA GATGCGAGAGGTTGATTTGGGAAGTGGCAGAGCGCTGCTCATCAAAGAACATGGAGAGTTTTCTGCCATTGGGCACAAGTGTCCACATTATGGGGCACCGCTGGTCAAAG GTGTCTTGTCCAAAGGGCACGTGCGTTGCCCCTGGCACGGAGCTTGTTTCAACATCGCTACAGGAGACATTGAGGACTTTCCTGGGCTGGACAGCCTGCCCACCTTCCAG GTCCGAGTTGAAAAGGACAAGGTGATAATTCGCGCTAATAAACAG gatCTTCAGTCACAGAAGAGGTCAAAGGCCATGGCCCGATGTTCAGCAGTCATTAACTCCAGCACTGGCTTCAGCCACATCCTCATCGTTGGATCAG GTCCAGCAGGGCTGGTGTGCGCTGAGACGTTGAGACAGGAAGGCTTCACCGATCGCATTGTCATGTGCACCATGGACAAATACCCACCCTATGACAGGCCTaaactgagtaag TCCTTAGAGAGCACAGCAGAGCAGCTCCAGCTGCGCTCCATAGACTTCCTCCAAGCCCATGACATCGAGCTGCTCACGGAGAAGGAG GCTGTGGCAGTGGACGTCAAGACGAAGGCTGTGACTTTTCAAGACGGCTCTAGGATGGAATACAGGAAACTTTTCATTGCCACAGGAAGCAA ACCCAAGCCAATGAACTATAAAGGCCAGGACGTTAGGAATGTGTTTCACCTCAGGACCCCTGAAGATGCTAATAACGTAGCCAGGTTGGCCAACAACAAGAATGCTGTGATTGTGGGAACATCATTTGTTG GTATGGAGGTGGCTGCTGCTCTCACTGACAAGGCCCACTCTGTCTCCATCATTGGGATAGAAGCAGTCCCTTTCCGGAAAGCTCTGGGGGAGAAAGTAGGGAAAGCCATAATGAAG ctgtttgagACGAACAGGGTGAAGTTCTACATGTTGAATGAAGTGTCGGAGATGGTTGGCCATCATGGACAG TTGAAAGAGGTGGTTCTGAAGAGTGGGAAAGTACTAAGGGCGGACGTGTGTATTATTGGCACAG GGTCAGGCCCAGCCACTGGATTCCTGAAACAGAGCGGAGTTCACATGGATTCCAAGGGTTTCGTCCCCGTCAACAAG ACAATGCAGACTAACATTGATGGTGTCTATGCCGGAGGAGACATTGTGACGTTTCCTTTTCCGGGGCGGAGCAATAAGAAAGTGAACATCCCACACTGGCAAATGGCCCATGTGCACG GGAGAGTGGCAGCGCTCGGCATGATGGGAAGACCCACTGAGATCAAAACGGTGCCCTATTTCTGGTCGGCCATGTTTGGGAAAAGCCTACGCTACGCAG GTTACGGGGAGGGCTTTGACGATGTCGTCATCCAAGGGGACGTGGACGAACTAAAGTTTGTGGCCTTTTACACCAG GAGTGAGGAGGTGGTTGCCGTTGCCAGCATGAACTATGACCCCATTGTATCCCGTGTGGCAGAGGTCTTAGGGTCCGGAAAGACGATTAGAAAGCGAGATGTGGA GACAGGAGACATGTCTTGGTTGATAGACAAAGGGTCGCAGTGA